In [Clostridium] cellulosi, one genomic interval encodes:
- a CDS encoding flagellar biosynthetic protein FliP (High confidence in function and specificity) — MNKKTASAEKKSIQQKRKKLFKHGRLIKLFVSITVFVTIFTIGLSVMAADSSISLTLNGVETPSGTANTLQIIFLLTILSLAPSILIMMTSFTRIIIVLSLLRNALGLQQSPPNQVLVGIALFLTLFIMMPVGQQINKEAYQPYINNEITFEQAKTNAIKPLRTFMLKNTENTSMKAFLKMAKIEKVETNDDIPTYVLIPAFIMSEIKKAFMMGFIIYLPFLVIDIIVSSTLMSMGMMMLPPTMLSLPLKLALFVMVDGWSLTVESLIRSFK; from the coding sequence ATGAATAAAAAAACTGCCTCCGCCGAGAAAAAAAGTATTCAACAGAAAAGGAAAAAGCTGTTTAAACATGGCCGCCTTATTAAATTGTTTGTTTCTATAACCGTTTTTGTTACCATATTTACCATAGGTTTATCAGTTATGGCGGCAGACTCCAGTATTTCGCTGACATTGAATGGCGTGGAAACACCCTCAGGAACAGCGAATACTCTTCAGATTATTTTCCTGCTGACAATACTTTCGCTGGCACCGTCGATACTGATAATGATGACGTCATTCACCCGAATTATTATCGTATTGTCGTTGCTGCGAAATGCTTTGGGGCTTCAGCAGTCACCGCCGAACCAGGTGCTTGTCGGTATAGCGCTTTTCCTGACATTGTTCATAATGATGCCTGTAGGTCAACAGATCAATAAAGAGGCCTACCAGCCCTATATAAATAACGAAATCACGTTTGAGCAGGCGAAAACAAATGCGATAAAGCCGCTTCGCACTTTTATGCTTAAAAATACAGAAAACACAAGCATGAAAGCATTCTTAAAGATGGCAAAGATCGAAAAAGTCGAAACAAATGACGACATCCCAACATATGTACTAATCCCTGCATTTATAATGAGCGAAATCAAGAAAGCATTCATGATGGGCTTTATCATCTACCTGCCATTTTTGGTTATAGATATCATTGTATCGTCGACGCTTATGTCGATGGGTATGATGATGTTGCCGCCGACAATGTTGTCACTTCCGTTGAAGCTTGCGCTTTTTGTAATGGTTGACGGCTGGAGTCTGACAGTTGAGTCGCTCATACGTAGTTTTAAGTAG
- a CDS encoding flagellar hook-basal body protein (High confidence in function and specificity), with protein MMRSLMSAVTGLRAQQTAMDVIANNMANVNTAGFRSSSTQFEDLYYQTLNGGTAETNPSQVGYGAQVSGISKNMTSAGSTTTDNPWDLYIDGSGYFAVSTSNAADAVPAYYTRVGNFTFDTNGYLVDPNGNFVMGTADGGATVTPLCLIGATINGVTIDADVYRDLRDITFNSDGSISASYNSHPGTIQIGGNNLQVVLATFVNEKGLSQVGNNDFAETESSGNPTYTTALAGNNTKLRSNALEMSNVDMAKEFTDMITTQRGFQANSRIITVSDTMLDELINLKRS; from the coding sequence ATGATGAGATCACTTATGTCTGCTGTTACAGGCCTTCGCGCTCAGCAGACTGCAATGGATGTTATTGCTAACAACATGGCGAACGTCAATACTGCCGGATTCAGATCAAGCTCAACTCAGTTTGAGGATCTGTATTATCAGACTCTGAACGGCGGTACTGCTGAGACCAACCCGTCTCAGGTCGGTTATGGCGCTCAGGTTTCGGGCATATCAAAGAACATGACAAGCGCCGGTTCCACCACAACCGACAACCCGTGGGACCTTTACATTGACGGCAGCGGCTATTTTGCAGTATCAACAAGCAATGCTGCAGATGCTGTTCCCGCATATTACACACGAGTCGGTAACTTTACTTTTGACACAAATGGATATCTTGTCGATCCCAACGGAAACTTTGTCATGGGTACCGCTGACGGCGGTGCGACTGTAACTCCTCTCTGCCTCATTGGTGCCACTATAAATGGTGTAACGATTGACGCGGATGTTTACAGAGATTTAAGGGATATTACATTCAACAGTGACGGCAGCATTTCCGCAAGCTATAATAGCCATCCGGGCACAATACAGATAGGCGGTAACAATCTTCAGGTGGTGCTTGCCACATTCGTAAATGAAAAAGGCCTTTCTCAGGTAGGAAACAACGATTTCGCTGAGACTGAAAGCTCCGGCAATCCGACATACACCACTGCGCTTGCGGGCAACAATACAAAATTACGCAGCAATGCGCTTGAGATGTCAAATGTCGATATGGCTAAAGAGTTTACAGATATGATCACAACACAGCGTGGCTTCCAGGCAAATTCACGTATCATCACAGTATCAGATACCATGCTTGACGAGCTTATCAACCTCAAGAGATCATAA
- a CDS encoding hypothetical protein (Family membership): protein MDENQNENLIELSQQDKDIIGEVSNISMGSAATALSNIMGKKVVITSPTVEIGTEESINKIERVPSLGVTISYTEGVVGKDILIIKKSDALEIIKALMGEEMVSDEFGEIETSAIAEVMNQMMGSAATALSNFLGRTVNISPPTAFMLTEENRMEKLSFIYENANNVIMIRFLFKVEEILESDLYVLMTREFAEELVDAMIKNLGLNDAGAENNAPAQETSEPQQSAVDVKPPVQQNAPQSQTAEQQNTPQSQPAAAQYAPQVQPAAAQYVPQGQPAAAPRYIPQSQPAASQYPPQYYNPASAQAAASAAMPMTAAAPMSQVKTVRFASFDSAPPAEPADKSNFELIQDVPLELSVEVGKAHKLVKDVIDLTVGSIIELDKQAGDPVDVIVNGQLIAHGEVVVIDESFGVRITEIIDPKNNGR, encoded by the coding sequence ATGGACGAGAATCAAAATGAGAACCTAATTGAATTGTCCCAACAGGACAAGGATATAATCGGTGAGGTCAGCAACATCAGCATGGGTTCTGCAGCAACTGCTCTTTCAAACATCATGGGCAAAAAAGTTGTAATAACCTCGCCGACTGTCGAAATCGGAACAGAAGAATCTATAAATAAAATTGAACGTGTTCCGTCGCTGGGTGTAACAATATCCTATACCGAGGGTGTCGTAGGTAAAGATATATTGATTATCAAGAAAAGCGACGCTCTTGAAATCATCAAGGCCTTGATGGGCGAAGAAATGGTCAGCGATGAATTTGGTGAAATCGAGACCAGCGCCATTGCAGAGGTCATGAACCAGATGATGGGATCAGCTGCCACTGCACTTTCAAACTTTCTTGGCAGAACGGTTAACATATCTCCTCCGACAGCCTTTATGCTGACTGAGGAAAACCGTATGGAAAAGCTCAGCTTTATCTATGAAAATGCCAACAATGTCATAATGATCCGCTTTCTGTTTAAGGTTGAAGAAATACTTGAAAGCGACCTTTATGTGTTAATGACACGAGAATTTGCCGAGGAGCTTGTCGATGCTATGATTAAGAATCTCGGATTGAATGATGCCGGTGCAGAAAACAACGCTCCGGCGCAGGAAACTTCAGAACCTCAGCAGTCGGCTGTCGATGTTAAGCCGCCTGTTCAGCAAAACGCGCCGCAAAGCCAGACGGCTGAGCAACAGAATACGCCGCAAAGCCAGCCAGCGGCTGCGCAATATGCGCCGCAAGTTCAGCCAGCGGCTGCACAATATGTACCGCAAGGCCAGCCAGCGGCTGCCCCGCGATACATACCACAAAGTCAGCCGGCGGCTTCACAATATCCACCTCAATATTATAATCCTGCATCAGCGCAGGCAGCGGCATCCGCAGCAATGCCAATGACCGCAGCAGCGCCGATGTCACAAGTGAAAACTGTCCGATTTGCAAGCTTTGATTCAGCGCCTCCAGCTGAACCGGCAGACAAATCAAACTTTGAGTTGATCCAAGATGTACCGCTTGAACTGTCAGTTGAAGTAGGAAAGGCTCATAAGCTTGTTAAGGATGTAATTGATTTAACTGTAGGTTCCATTATTGAGCTTGATAAACAAGCCGGTGATCCTGTAGATGTTATAGTTAACGGTCAGCTAATTGCACACGGTGAAGTTGTTGTTATAGATGAAAGCTTTGGCGTGCGCATTACAGAAATAATCGATCCTAAAAACAATGGAAGGTAA
- a CDS encoding flagellar biosynthetic protein FliR (High confidence in function and specificity) — translation MTLTFPVLFGLQLNLFLMVFMRMNGLFLFNPIMGRENVPVPIRLGLGFLCALVVTPTLTDIKVEINNYVQLIVMSLGEIFIGLAIGVVVALIVYTVQVAGELIDAQMGLTLAQIYDPRTGANMPLFGIFFNIIMICGFFIGGAHLSLISFISDSFRLVAPGAVVPTQQSMRFIFAMGKDYFEFGLRLAIPVVAVEVISQLAIGMIMKAVPSVNIFTIGMHLTALVGLLILFVTMTAIVTACGQLITFLIEKAAEVIKLIAAGT, via the coding sequence ATGACACTAACATTTCCAGTATTGTTTGGATTGCAATTAAATTTGTTCCTGATGGTTTTTATGCGGATGAACGGTCTGTTCCTTTTCAATCCGATTATGGGCCGTGAAAATGTGCCGGTGCCGATTCGGTTGGGGCTTGGGTTCCTATGTGCTCTGGTCGTGACACCGACGCTCACTGACATAAAAGTCGAGATCAACAACTATGTCCAGCTTATCGTTATGAGTTTGGGCGAGATATTTATTGGCCTTGCAATTGGAGTAGTTGTGGCGCTTATCGTCTATACCGTTCAGGTTGCCGGAGAACTCATCGACGCCCAGATGGGATTGACGCTGGCTCAGATATATGATCCGAGGACTGGCGCCAATATGCCGCTTTTCGGTATATTCTTCAACATAATAATGATTTGCGGATTTTTTATAGGCGGCGCGCATCTGTCGCTTATTTCGTTCATCAGCGATTCTTTCCGCCTTGTAGCTCCGGGAGCAGTAGTACCGACCCAGCAATCCATGCGGTTTATTTTCGCCATGGGCAAGGACTACTTTGAATTCGGCCTGAGGCTTGCGATTCCGGTAGTCGCAGTTGAGGTAATATCCCAGCTTGCCATAGGCATGATTATGAAAGCAGTGCCGTCGGTCAACATTTTTACAATAGGAATGCATCTCACAGCCCTTGTGGGCCTTTTGATATTATTTGTTACAATGACCGCTATTGTTACGGCATGCGGTCAGCTCATCACTTTCTTAATTGAAAAAGCAGCAGAAGTGATAAAACTTATAGCCGCAGGAACTTAG
- a CDS encoding hypothetical protein (Family membership) produces the protein MSDIRFNSILTPPVQSSVRQNEKVQAKTPKTSFSDYLNQAISETSDVTFSKHALTRLESRNIELNDGDLRKLTDAINQAQSKGVQDSLILMNGLAFIVSIKDRTVVTAMPLGDTSSNIFTNIDGTVIV, from the coding sequence GTGTCAGATATAAGATTTAATTCTATCCTGACACCTCCGGTTCAATCGTCTGTACGGCAAAATGAGAAGGTTCAGGCGAAAACACCGAAAACATCCTTTTCCGATTATCTTAACCAAGCAATATCGGAAACCTCGGATGTAACCTTTTCAAAACATGCACTTACTCGGCTTGAGTCACGCAACATTGAGCTAAATGACGGCGATCTTAGGAAGCTAACAGACGCTATAAACCAGGCGCAGTCAAAAGGAGTTCAGGATTCACTTATACTGATGAACGGTCTTGCATTCATCGTAAGCATAAAAGACCGTACAGTTGTTACAGCGATGCCACTTGGCGATACTTCTTCAAATATATTTACAAATATTGACGGAACAGTGATTGTATAA
- a CDS encoding hypothetical protein (Family membership) has product MSFIMGLALCAAAVLIIVIGGGDPLKLVDYKALAFVLIGITGLIIITSPMKSFIKHLECLKQTLKKGESPDKLIEQIVWLVQTARREGVLALESCEDEVKDPILKKGLVLITGSADRETIESILESDALYYAEREKSVQEFIERISMMSPGIGMIGTLVEIVQMLYTYKGPQTLAPGIAKALIPVVYSGIIAYLLLMPLASRIKSGSERRKQHRELAIQGVLAIQSGEPPSIVEQRLSRFVGGAVKDSGSDAAQEMGN; this is encoded by the coding sequence ATGTCTTTTATCATGGGGCTCGCATTATGCGCCGCCGCGGTTCTGATAATAGTTATTGGCGGCGGTGATCCGCTAAAACTGGTTGACTATAAGGCCCTGGCATTCGTTCTCATCGGTATTACGGGACTTATTATCATCACGAGCCCCATGAAATCCTTTATCAAACATCTTGAATGCCTAAAACAAACGCTCAAAAAGGGCGAAAGTCCGGACAAGCTTATCGAACAGATCGTATGGCTCGTTCAGACCGCCCGACGTGAAGGTGTTCTTGCACTGGAAAGCTGTGAAGACGAGGTAAAGGATCCAATACTGAAAAAAGGGCTTGTGCTGATAACCGGTTCGGCTGACAGGGAAACGATAGAAAGTATTCTTGAAAGTGACGCCTTATATTACGCCGAAAGAGAGAAGTCCGTTCAAGAATTTATTGAGCGGATTTCCATGATGTCGCCGGGAATAGGAATGATAGGTACTCTTGTTGAAATAGTCCAAATGCTTTATACTTATAAAGGACCTCAAACCCTGGCCCCGGGGATTGCAAAAGCTCTTATTCCGGTTGTTTATTCCGGAATTATCGCATATCTCCTGCTGATGCCCCTTGCTTCTCGTATTAAATCTGGTTCAGAAAGGCGCAAACAGCATAGAGAGCTTGCGATACAAGGTGTTTTAGCAATTCAATCCGGCGAGCCGCCGAGTATTGTTGAACAAAGATTGTCAAGATTTGTCGGCGGTGCCGTAAAAGACAGCGGCAGCGATGCGGCCCAGGAAATGGGCAATTGA
- a CDS encoding putative membrane protein (Hypothetical protein), whose translation MNSGQVIDLLRQALYTATMITAPILIICLVVGIVISIFQAATQIHEQSLSFVPKIVIVLIFIVVAGNWMVTVLSDFAKQIFSYISNLR comes from the coding sequence ATGAATTCAGGTCAGGTAATTGACTTACTGCGTCAGGCTTTATATACAGCTACAATGATAACAGCGCCTATATTGATTATCTGCCTTGTTGTGGGCATTGTAATTTCAATCTTTCAGGCGGCCACACAAATTCATGAGCAGTCACTTTCGTTTGTACCTAAAATTGTTATAGTTCTGATATTTATAGTAGTTGCGGGAAACTGGATGGTTACTGTACTTTCCGATTTTGCAAAGCAGATATTCAGTTATATATCAAACCTAAGATAG
- a CDS encoding flagellar motor switch protein FliM (High confidence in function and specificity), which yields MSEVLTQNQIDDLLNSLRSGDIAYSELESGSNERKVRPYDFKIPKKFNKEQLKTLSIIYENYGRVLSSFLSGTLRSYCQVEVATIEEQRFFEYSNALPENILMGVIEMQPLQGSSMITMSQSIAFAIVDRLLGGQGETYEVDRDYTDIEVTLLQRVIRDMTFLLKDAWSNVFEITPNFMRLESNSRQSQLVSPNETVVIIVLKVNIKDVEGDISFCMPYEILEPVLEHLNTKYWFTARRSSEEERISNKKTLIQKVNSIPLELKVVLGKSHVTLKDIMDLRIGDVIVLEQLVTEKAVVMSNKNEWFRGTLGTLRNHVAIRIDQVLLEGGALNGRESK from the coding sequence ATGTCAGAAGTTCTAACACAAAATCAGATTGATGATCTGCTGAATTCACTGCGGAGCGGAGATATCGCTTACAGTGAACTTGAGTCTGGCAGCAATGAAAGAAAAGTGCGGCCATATGACTTCAAGATTCCTAAAAAGTTCAACAAGGAACAGCTGAAAACTCTGAGCATTATCTATGAAAACTATGGGCGCGTCTTATCATCGTTTCTTTCGGGAACACTGCGCAGCTATTGTCAAGTTGAAGTTGCGACCATAGAAGAACAAAGGTTTTTTGAATATTCCAATGCACTGCCTGAAAACATCCTCATGGGTGTTATCGAGATGCAGCCGCTGCAGGGTTCATCAATGATCACGATGAGCCAGTCGATAGCGTTTGCAATCGTGGACCGGCTGCTTGGCGGGCAGGGAGAAACTTATGAAGTTGACCGTGATTATACAGATATTGAGGTCACACTGCTTCAGCGGGTTATTCGCGATATGACATTCCTGCTAAAAGACGCGTGGTCCAATGTTTTTGAAATAACACCTAATTTTATGCGACTGGAAAGTAATTCACGGCAAAGCCAGTTAGTTTCACCAAACGAGACGGTAGTAATCATTGTTCTCAAGGTAAATATCAAAGATGTAGAAGGCGATATAAGCTTCTGCATGCCTTATGAGATTCTGGAGCCGGTACTTGAACACTTAAATACAAAATATTGGTTCACGGCGCGCAGATCATCTGAGGAAGAACGGATTTCGAACAAAAAGACATTAATTCAGAAAGTGAACTCCATTCCTCTTGAGCTTAAAGTAGTCCTTGGCAAGAGTCATGTCACGCTTAAAGATATTATGGATCTGCGGATAGGGGACGTCATCGTTTTGGAGCAACTAGTTACAGAAAAAGCGGTTGTAATGTCAAACAAAAATGAATGGTTTCGGGGAACATTGGGAACTCTCAGAAATCATGTAGCAATCAGAATAGACCAAGTACTGCTGGAGGGTGGGGCTTTAAATGGACGAGAATCAAAATGA
- a CDS encoding flagellar biosynthetic protein FlhB (High confidence in function and specificity) — MAGQKTEKATPKRRREQRKEGNVVLSQDIVGAGTLMCIFGILKVMGAKFAGSIESGLNYFFRTMGQNLSGNHDIEQRFAIAGIIAAEVLIPIFAASVIAGVVITMAQTKLLVAPRAARISFSKINPINGFKNLFSPKSLAETLKSIIKIAVIGVLMFNEIKSYVPQMLNIYGLKVSSSLSWTSNLVLTVCFKASIAFLIIGVFDYFFQWWDFERRIMMSKEEVKEEFKNLEGNPETKARIKAEQRRMAQMRQMQAVPSADVVIRNPTHYAVALKYDREKMRAPVVVAKGQNNVALKIVEIAVASRVHVLENRPLAQALYKAVEVGDEIPEEFYKAVAEILAYIYRLKRAGRG, encoded by the coding sequence TTGGCAGGGCAAAAAACCGAAAAAGCCACCCCGAAACGGCGCCGTGAACAGCGAAAAGAAGGCAATGTGGTTCTGTCCCAGGACATTGTCGGAGCAGGAACACTTATGTGCATATTCGGCATTTTAAAAGTCATGGGTGCTAAGTTCGCTGGTTCAATTGAAAGCGGATTAAACTACTTTTTCAGAACAATGGGGCAGAATTTAAGCGGCAATCATGATATTGAACAAAGATTTGCAATAGCAGGCATAATTGCAGCCGAAGTGCTCATTCCGATTTTTGCAGCCAGTGTTATCGCGGGCGTAGTAATAACTATGGCACAAACAAAGCTGCTGGTTGCCCCAAGGGCCGCCAGAATAAGCTTTTCAAAGATAAATCCAATCAATGGCTTTAAAAATCTGTTTTCTCCGAAATCATTAGCGGAAACCCTGAAGTCGATAATTAAGATCGCCGTAATAGGCGTTTTGATGTTTAATGAAATAAAGTCTTACGTGCCGCAGATGTTGAACATTTACGGCCTTAAAGTGTCTTCATCCCTTTCATGGACTTCAAACCTTGTCCTTACAGTTTGCTTTAAGGCTTCCATTGCCTTTCTCATTATCGGCGTATTCGATTATTTTTTCCAGTGGTGGGACTTTGAACGCCGTATAATGATGAGTAAGGAAGAGGTAAAGGAAGAATTTAAGAACTTGGAAGGAAATCCTGAGACCAAGGCAAGAATCAAGGCAGAACAGCGCAGAATGGCGCAAATGCGGCAAATGCAAGCGGTTCCGTCAGCGGACGTTGTTATAAGAAACCCGACCCATTACGCCGTAGCATTGAAATATGACAGAGAAAAAATGAGAGCACCGGTGGTTGTGGCAAAAGGGCAGAACAACGTAGCGCTGAAGATTGTTGAAATAGCAGTTGCCAGCCGAGTTCATGTCTTGGAAAACCGCCCTCTTGCCCAGGCATTATATAAAGCTGTCGAGGTAGGAGATGAGATACCAGAAGAATTCTATAAAGCTGTAGCTGAGATTCTGGCATACATCTATAGGCTCAAGAGAGCGGGCAGAGGTTAA
- the flhA gene encoding Flagellar biosynthesis protein FlhA (High confidence in function and specificity), translating to MKALNALKSSIISIAIVLIILIIITPLQPPLLDFLLMLNLSLSLVILLITTNITTALQFSIFPALLLITTLFRLSLEIQATRLILSNGGNAGEVIKTFGSFVIPNGNIVIGLIIFLIIVVAQFIVITKGAERVAEVAARFTLDAMPGKQMAIDADLNSGLITEEEAKKRRNDVQRAADFYGSMDGASKFVKGDAILAIVIMIINIAGGIISGVMNGGDMSTIMSTYTIATVGEGLMAQIPALLISTATGIIVTRAASEDNMSVEVSKQLFSQPLVLRTAGIVLILMTLIKGFPKLVLIVLGVLFIVLSFLVDRKQKKKTRPSQQAVQKLNAANSELERLKNPENVYSMLEVETIEMEFGYSLIPLVEESQGGTFVDKVVLFRRQFALETGVVIPSVRMRDNIQLPNNRYVIKIKGEKVAEGTVLVGSLLIMNPLGDDFLIDGIDTIEPAFGLKARWIPKEKREEAEMDGYTVVEPASVMMTHLAEVIRRHAEELIGRREINNMLDVAKKHNQALVDEVIPAKISVGELQKILQNLLHEDIPIRDIVTILETIADYAPKIKDTDVLTEFVRQRLKRTITHKIAPDGELKVLTIDPNLENKITSSVRSTEHGTYLAIDPDTAQKIIDNLSEQVNKFNQAGLTPVVLVSPAVRMYFKRLTEQALPDLCVVSYNEIENDVKVMALGAVAA from the coding sequence GTGAAGGCGCTTAACGCCTTAAAGAGCAGTATAATTTCAATTGCCATTGTTCTTATCATACTTATTATAATCACTCCTCTCCAGCCACCACTTCTTGATTTCCTGCTTATGCTCAACCTGTCGCTTTCACTGGTTATACTGCTCATCACTACAAACATCACAACAGCACTGCAATTTTCAATATTTCCGGCGCTTTTGCTCATAACGACATTGTTCCGCCTTTCCCTTGAAATTCAGGCGACGAGACTTATTTTAAGCAACGGCGGAAACGCAGGCGAAGTCATCAAAACCTTTGGTTCTTTCGTTATCCCGAACGGTAACATTGTTATCGGTCTTATCATATTCCTTATTATCGTTGTGGCCCAGTTTATCGTAATTACTAAGGGCGCAGAACGCGTGGCTGAGGTTGCAGCAAGGTTTACGCTCGACGCTATGCCCGGTAAACAGATGGCCATAGATGCGGACCTCAACAGCGGTCTTATAACGGAAGAAGAAGCGAAAAAGCGCAGAAATGATGTTCAGCGCGCGGCTGATTTTTACGGTTCCATGGACGGTGCGTCAAAATTTGTAAAGGGCGACGCCATCCTTGCAATTGTCATCATGATTATAAATATAGCCGGTGGTATTATTTCCGGCGTTATGAACGGCGGAGATATGTCCACAATCATGAGCACATATACGATAGCAACTGTCGGTGAGGGCCTTATGGCTCAGATACCTGCGCTGCTTATCTCAACCGCCACCGGTATTATCGTTACCCGTGCCGCGTCGGAAGACAACATGAGCGTTGAGGTTTCCAAGCAGTTGTTTTCACAGCCGCTTGTCCTGCGTACAGCAGGCATTGTGCTGATTTTAATGACACTGATAAAAGGTTTTCCAAAACTGGTTCTTATCGTTTTGGGTGTCCTATTTATAGTTTTGAGTTTTCTCGTCGACAGAAAGCAAAAGAAAAAGACAAGGCCCTCTCAGCAGGCGGTTCAAAAGCTCAACGCTGCCAACAGCGAATTGGAACGGCTTAAAAATCCTGAAAATGTTTATTCCATGCTTGAAGTCGAAACAATCGAAATGGAGTTCGGTTACAGCCTGATACCGCTTGTTGAGGAATCGCAGGGCGGTACATTTGTCGACAAAGTCGTTCTTTTCAGACGTCAGTTTGCCCTTGAAACGGGTGTTGTTATCCCAAGTGTCCGTATGAGGGATAATATCCAGCTTCCCAACAACAGATATGTTATAAAAATCAAGGGTGAAAAGGTCGCCGAAGGCACCGTCCTTGTCGGCAGTCTGCTCATTATGAACCCTCTTGGCGATGATTTCCTCATCGACGGCATTGATACTATCGAGCCGGCATTCGGCCTTAAGGCAAGGTGGATACCTAAGGAAAAGCGCGAAGAGGCCGAAATGGACGGTTATACGGTTGTTGAACCGGCGTCTGTTATGATGACGCATCTGGCTGAAGTGATTCGCCGCCATGCGGAAGAGCTTATCGGCAGGCGTGAGATTAACAATATGCTCGATGTTGCCAAGAAGCATAATCAGGCTCTTGTTGACGAGGTTATACCGGCAAAGATTTCAGTCGGCGAACTACAAAAGATTCTGCAGAACCTGCTGCATGAGGATATTCCTATCAGGGATATCGTGACTATCCTTGAGACAATAGCGGATTATGCCCCGAAGATAAAGGATACAGATGTGCTTACAGAATTTGTGCGTCAAAGGCTCAAGCGCACTATTACACACAAGATTGCGCCTGACGGGGAACTTAAAGTGCTTACAATAGATCCTAATCTTGAAAATAAAATTACATCCAGTGTGCGTTCAACGGAACATGGCACCTATCTTGCCATTGACCCAGATACAGCGCAAAAAATTATCGACAACTTAAGCGAACAGGTGAACAAATTCAATCAGGCTGGTTTAACACCGGTTGTTCTGGTTTCACCGGCTGTGAGGATGTATTTTAAGCGGCTGACCGAACAGGCTCTCCCTGATCTATGCGTTGTTTCCTACAATGAGATAGAAAATGACGTCAAAGTAATGGCATTGGGAGCTGTTGCGGCATAA
- a CDS encoding hypothetical protein (Family membership), with product MVKRRKVELMDSSIFGDLLKMIGILFAIAVVFFLAWFVTRAVAMSGSFSGRGKYFTVLEKLPITRDSYIMLIKSFDKLLLVGATASGMTLLKEYDADSVNLEDFKLEKQNFSDIFKTAIESTIPNGKLKERINSFSLKKKDGGGNE from the coding sequence ATGGTGAAGCGTAGGAAGGTAGAATTAATGGACTCAAGCATATTTGGCGATCTTTTAAAAATGATCGGAATTCTTTTTGCAATAGCCGTGGTGTTTTTCCTCGCATGGTTTGTGACGAGGGCGGTGGCTATGAGCGGGAGTTTTAGCGGGCGCGGAAAGTATTTTACTGTGCTCGAGAAACTTCCGATTACTAGAGATAGTTACATAATGCTGATAAAAAGCTTCGACAAGTTGCTTTTGGTTGGGGCGACCGCCTCTGGCATGACATTGCTTAAGGAATATGATGCCGACAGCGTAAATCTCGAGGATTTTAAACTTGAAAAGCAAAACTTTTCTGATATTTTTAAGACTGCCATTGAGTCGACCATTCCTAACGGTAAGCTGAAAGAAAGAATAAACAGCTTTTCATTAAAAAAGAAGGACGGTGGCGGCAATGAATAA
- a CDS encoding response regulator receiver protein (High confidence in function and specificity): MSKRVLVVDDAAFMRMMLKNILTKGGYEVCSEAQDGVQAVEKFIETNPDLTILDITMPNMDGIEALRRIKEINAGAKVIMCSAMGQEAMVVEAIKTGAMDFIVKPFQGDRLLAAIARVLPN, encoded by the coding sequence GTGTCTAAGAGAGTGTTAGTAGTAGATGATGCCGCATTCATGAGAATGATGCTTAAGAATATTCTTACAAAAGGCGGTTATGAAGTATGCAGTGAGGCACAGGATGGTGTTCAGGCTGTTGAAAAATTTATTGAAACCAATCCTGACTTGACCATACTGGATATAACGATGCCTAACATGGATGGTATAGAGGCTCTTAGAAGGATTAAAGAAATCAACGCTGGCGCTAAAGTTATCATGTGCTCTGCTATGGGTCAGGAGGCCATGGTTGTCGAAGCGATAAAAACAGGCGCAATGGACTTTATCGTAAAACCTTTCCAGGGTGACAGGCTGCTTGCAGCAATAGCAAGGGTATTGCCTAACTGA